The sequence ACCGAGATTACACTACCGATTGGAAAGTTTTCTAAAACAGCAAATAATGCTGTTTCTTCTCCGAGATCATTTATCGTCTGAATTATATTTGCATCTTTAAAGACTTCTAAGTGAATAGCGGAACCGCCAAAAACGGAGAACCATAGGGCACCGAAAATTGTTGGTACAAGTATAACACCTAAGACGAATTCGCGAATGGTTCTCCCGCGTGAAACCCTTGCTATAAACGTCCCTACAAAGGGTGCCCATGCAATCCACCAAGCCCAATAAAAGAAGGTCCATTTATTTTGCCAATCTGATTTTGCTTCACTAAACGGCGTCATGCGCAAGCTCATACTAGGCAAATTTTGGATATAACTTCCTAATGTAGTAGTAAAATAATCCAAAATAAAATTAGTTGGACCTAAAAATAAAACGAATAACATAAGCAATACTGCAAGAGCAAGATTTGCGTTACTCAAATATTTGATCCCTTTATTCAGTCCTGTCATTGCTGAAGTTATATAAAGCACAGTAACAATGGCAATAATAATCAGCTGTACGGTGATAGTGGATTCTATTCCAGTTACATAGGAAAGCCCTCCACTAATTTGGATCGCTCCTAAGCCAAGTGAAGTAGAGACTCCAAATATTGTTGCGAATACAACTATAAAATCAATTACTGTGCCCCATGTACCTTTAATTCGATCGCCAAAAATCGGCTCAAGGACAGCACTTACAACTCCGGGCGCTTGTTTACGAAATTTAAAATACGCTAGTGCAAGTGCAATAGTTGCATAAATCGCCCAAGGGTGAATGCCCCAATGAAAGAAGCTATATTGCATGGCAGTGCTAGCCGCATCACCTGTTTCTTCTGCACCAAACGGTGGTGCATGATAATGAGATATTGGTTCAGCAGCTCCCCAAAACACTAGCCCAATCCCCATTCCGGCGCTAAATAGCATGGCGAACCAAGTTAAATAGCTGTATTCCGGCTTATCACC is a genomic window of Virgibacillus proomii containing:
- a CDS encoding glycine betaine uptake BCCT transporter; the encoded protein is MKKVTRVFYISAIVVALFIIWGIIPKDVWPNANLDNVTNIIQTFLVDKFGWFYLLSATAFVVFSIYLIFSKYGNIKLGRPGDKPEYSYLTWFAMLFSAGMGIGLVFWGAAEPISHYHAPPFGAEETGDAASTAMQYSFFHWGIHPWAIYATIALALAYFKFRKQAPGVVSAVLEPIFGDRIKGTWGTVIDFIVVFATIFGVSTSLGLGAIQISGGLSYVTGIESTITVQLIIIAIVTVLYITSAMTGLNKGIKYLSNANLALAVLLMLFVLFLGPTNFILDYFTTTLGSYIQNLPSMSLRMTPFSEAKSDWQNKWTFFYWAWWIAWAPFVGTFIARVSRGRTIREFVLGVILVPTIFGALWFSVFGGSAIHLEVFKDANIIQTINDLGEETALFAVLENFPIGSVISVIAILLICTFFITSADSATFVLGMQTTGGSLDPANSVKFIWGIIQSSAAAVLLWQGGLSALQTASIIAAFPFAIIMILIIFSLIKSFRREAKEFDLTGKRKG